The nucleotide window TTTGCAAACCGACACGCAACTCTTCACCCAACGTCAACGCGCCCTGGCATAAGAAAGAGGCCCCGCCCATGACGCTCAAGCCTCTGCGAACCCTCCTCATCCTCGGCGCCCTGGCAACCTGGCCCTTGCCGCAACCGGCTGCCGCGGAAAGCGCCGGGCTCCGCATGCTCGAAGAAATGCAGGGGGTCATCACGGACTTGGCCGAACGGGTCAAGCCCTCGGTCGTCAATATCCTGCCCTCCCCGGGACCGGGGCGTTCCAAAGACAGCCCGAAGGACCGGCCGCCGCCCAATTCGCCCGGCACCGGATCGGGCGTGATCATCGACGGGAACGGCTACATCCTCACCAACAACCACGTGGTCGGCGAGGCCAACGAAGTCGAAGTACGCCTATCGGATCGCACCAAGCTCATCGCGCAGGTCATCGGAAAGGACCCGGACACGGACTTGGCCGTGCTGAAGGTGTCCACCGATCGTCCTCTGCCCAGCGCCACGTTCGGCGACTCGGGCTCCGTGAAAGTCGGCCAGTGGGTGCTGGCCGTGGGCAATCCCTTCGGCCTGGAGCGCACCGTGACCCTGGGCGTCGTCAGCGGCATAGGCCGGGAGAACATGAACCTGTCGCGGTACGAGAATTTCATCCAGACCGATGCCTCCATTAATCCCGGCAATTCGGGCGGCCCCCTCTTCAACGTCCACGGTGAAGTCATCGGGATCAACACCGCCATCATCAATTTCGCCCAGGGGATCGGCTTTGCGATCCCCTCGAATATGGCCAAACAGGTCTTCGAGCAACTGCGCACCCACGGTAAGGTCGTCCGGGGCTGGCTGGGGGTCGGCATTCAACCGGTCACGGGCGAATTGGCGGCCAAGTTCGGCGTCTCGGAAGCCGAAGGGGTCCTGGTCAACGAAGTGTTCGAGCACGATCCGGCGGCACGCGGCGGCATCAAGCCGGGCGATATCATCACCAAGGTGGACGGGAAAGTCGTAGATACGCCCAACGCCCTCTCCCGCCTGATCGCCGCGCTGGAACCGGGCGCCACCACCTCCATCGAAGTGGTCCGCGACGGACGGCGGCAGACGCTGGCCGTGGCCCTGACCGAGCGGAAGGACGCCCCCATCGTCGCCTCCCTCCCCGCGTCACGCGCCGAGATGAAGCTGGGCATCGACGTGCAGGACCTGACCAGCGAGCTGGCCGAGAAGTTCAAGCTGCGGGACAGCAAGGGGGTGCTGATCGCCAAGGTGGACCAGGGAAGCATCGCCTACACGGAGGGACTGCGGGAGGGCGATCTGATCAAGGAAGTGAACCGCAGCGAGGTCGGCACGGTCAACGAATTTGCGGCCGCCGTCAAACAGGTCCGGCGCGGCGAGACGATCCTGCTACGCGTCCTGCGCGAAACCCGGGCGTTTTATGTGGTGCTGAAACCCAGTGACAAGTGAGAGGCCACGGCTGGCCCACCCCTCCCACTCCCCTGCCTGTTCAATGAACCCAAGATAGCCACGGATGACGAAGAGAAGAGAGGGCGGCCTGGTTAATCCCCTGTGCTCGCAGAGCGCGCAATAAGCACGTGCTCGCTCGATGCGCGCAGTGGGGGATCAACCAGGCCACCCTTCAAAAATAGCTTTCCCGCCACGCTGCCCCCTGCCCATCCCTTCCATCCGTGGCGAAGAGAGAAAAAGAGAACGGGGCCAGACCGCTTAGAGGCCTGGCCCCGGCTGCCAGTTCTAACTGTTTTTAATTCACACTCACACAATTCGACGCTTCAATTGCCAACTGGTGAGAGCATCAGATTTAGGTCCTACCAGTCAGCACCGGCACTGGTGGCAACGATCCTCGCCATTGCAGATACTCACGACCTTTGGGGGTGATCTGTATAAATTCTCAACCTCGCTGACCAAGTGGTGGCTTTGGATTGCGGCGAAAATAGCACCACGTTCGTTTGCATCTGGAATGAATGGCTGGAGAAATGAATCGAAAAAATTGCGCGAAACAGGCTGCGGGAGAGTAGCGAGCCAGTCTAATACGGCCTGCGTTGATCGCACCAAAAATAAATTCAGATAACGATACTCCCAAAGTGCAGCATTGGCCCGCTCAGACTGGATAAGCTGGCGAATCTGCTGAGCCTGTTCCTGACTCACATTGATTCCCACTGGCAACAGAATCTGCGTTTGGTCCGCGAGGGCTGGCGGTTGCTGCCTCGGGGCAATGTCTTCTTGAACCCTTTCTTGCTGTGACGCGATGATTTCGCTTCCACCTGGAAATTTTATGCGAAATATCCTCCCGATAAGCCCAGCGATGTCTTTGCGAAACATCATCAGAAAGGCCAGTGCCACGACGCCGAAGATAACTGGAGCAGAGAAGAGGACTTTCATGTATTCGAGAACGAGACGGGCTAGCTCCATCTATTATCTCCAACAATGATTATTGATGCACCGCTGCCTTGGTGGCCTTATGCTCGTCGATGATGCGCTGGGCCTGGTCGCGGGGGACTTCTTCGTAGGAATGGAACTCCATGGCGTAGCTGCCGCGGCCGCCGGTGATCGAGTTGAGCGTGGGCGTGTATTTCAGCAGCTCGACTAGGGGCACCAGGGCCTTGATGGTCTCGGTGGCCCCAGTGGCGTTGACGCCGAGGATGCGGCCCCGGCGTGAATTCAAATCCCCGATCACCGCCCCCACCGCGTCGTCCGGGGCGGTCACTTCGACCGTCATGATCGGCTCCAACAGGATCGGCTGCGCGGACTCCAGGGCTTTTCTGAAGCCCATCGAGGCGGCGATCTTGAAGGACATTTCCGACGAGTCCACCGTATGGTAGGACCCGTCATAGACGGTCGCGCGCAGGTCCACCACCGGAAACCCGGCGAGAATCCCTTCGTGCGTGGCGTCGATGACTCCCTTTTCCACCGCCGGGATGAAGTTTCGGGGAATGGCCCCGCCGACCACCTTGTTGACGAACTCAACCCCCTTCCCGCGCGGCAAGGGATCGAGCTGGAGCCAGCAATCCCCGAACTGTCCGTGCCCGCCGGTTTGCTTTTTGTACTTCCCCTGGGCTTGCGCCATTTTGCGGATCGTTTCCTTGTAGGGCACCTTGGGCGTATGAATGTTGACGTCCACCCCATACTTCCGCCGCAGCTTCTCGAAGGTCACGTCCACGTGCAACTGGCCCATGCCGCTGAGAATCATTTCCTTGGTTTCGTTATTGCGGACAAACTCCAGCGTGGGGTCCTCCTCGACCAGCTTGTGCAGCCCCAGACTGACCTTTTCGATATCCGCCTTGGACTTGGGCTCCAGGGCGAAGGACATGACCGGCCGGGACAGGTGCGGATTGGGATAGCGGATGGGATGATGATCGTCGCAGATCGTATCACCGGTCTGGGTGTCCTTGAGTTTGCCGATGGCGCCGATCTCCCCGGCCTTCAGCAGCGGCACCTGGACATATTTCTTCCCGAGAATCCAGAAGACGTGGCCGCCCTTTTCCTTCACCGTACGGGTCGAATTGTAGAAAGCCGCATCTGCCGCCAGCGTCCCGGAGAGCAGACGCACATAGCTCAACCGTCCCATAAAGGGATCGATGATGGTCTTGAAGACGTAGGCCGACATGGGGTCGGTCGGGTCGGCGTTGCGCGTCACCGGCTCCCCCGTCTGGGGGTGGAGCCCAGCCAGCGGCGCCTGGGCTTCCCGCTCGACCGGCGACGGCAGGCACCCGGCCAGCATGTCCAGCAGCAAGGTCGAGCCGATGTTCCGCACCGCCGAGCCGCAGAGGACCGGCAGGAAGCTCAGCCTTTGCGTCCCATTCTTCAACCCTTTGGTGAGCTCTTCCGCCGTCAGATCGCCTTCGGCCAGATACTTTTCCAGCAGCCGGTCATCCGTCTCCGCCACCCCTTCCGCCAGTTTCTTGCGCGCCTCCGCGCACTGGCCGGCCAGGGCCGCAGGAATCGTCCCCTGCTGCACCTTGGGACTGTCCTTGACCGGCCGCCAGCTCGCCCCTCCGACAAGGTCCACCACCCCTTCCAACTGTGGCCCTTCCCCGATCGGGACTGCAACCGGCAATCCCTTGAACTCGAGCGCTTTCTCGCAGCCCTCCAGCGCCGGTCCAAGGAGGGTCCGATCCTTGTCGAGGTCGTTCACGAACAATAGGCAGGGCAAGCCCAGCTCCTTGATGCTGGACCAAATCTTCTCCAGCTCAGTCTTCACGCCGGCCGCCGCACTAACCACGATCAGGACACCATCGACCGCCCGAAGCGCCATCCTGGCCTCGCCTTGAAAGCTCAATGCCCCGGGGGCGTCAATGACATTGAACCGGACCCCCTTCCAGTCGAAGTGGGCGACCGATGCGCCGATGGACACCTTGTGGTGCGTTTCTTCCGGCTCGTAATCGCAGACCGTCGTGCCGCTGGGAATCGACCCCATCGCGGGAATGGCCCCGGCCGTATAGAGGAGGGCCTCGACCAACGACGTTTTCCCCGCGCCCGTATAGGAAACGAGCGCGATGTTGCGGATGTTGCTGATAGTCACGTCTTTCATGGCACCTCCCTGTTCAGCCCGCAACTGGGGTTTCAGGAACATGCGCATCAAATCCGACGATGGTCCGGGTTCCGGACGTCCCCCGTCGGTCGAGGGCTTGGATCTGGCCTGGGAGCTCCGGTCTGTCGTTCAACTCCTGCCAGAGATCGGCCGGATTTTTCTCGAAGATGCTTGCGGCATCCGCCGGCAGCACCCGCCAAGAGCCTTGGGCCATTTCCGATGCCAGTTGGCCCGGCCCCCATCCAGCATAGCCGGCAAAAGCCCGAAATGTCTCGGCCGGCGACGGCTTGGCAATGACCCGTTCGAGATCCTTGAGATTCCCGCCGAGGTAGATGCCCTCCAACACCCGACGCGCCTGCGCCGGCTCCTGCGTCAGCCGGAACAGCATGAGCAGGGCTTCCGGCTGCACCGGTCCGCCGGCAAATAAGAGATGGGCTGTGCCTTGCAAGGTCGGCACGTCGGACAGGGCCTCGGACAGGAGGAAATTGGTCGGACGATTGAGGACCAGCCCCAGCGTCCCCGCTGACCCATGGTCGCAAATCAGAATGACGGTGTGGCGGAAGTTCGGATCTAGAAGGCTGGGACTGGCGACGAGAAATACCCCTTTCCCCAGGGGCGTCGAGATTGCGCCGGTGAGACGTGCTCCGGCAACGACCGGCCGGGACGAGAGCGCCAGCACGGTTGCTGCGACCAGAGAGACGGCCAGGACCAGGCACACACCGAATGCCGGCCCCGTCGGGACCGTCCGCTGCGCCCTTGGCCCGTGGTTGGTCATCCTCGACCACCCCCTGCCGACACTTCGTAACGAGCTTATAGTAAACCCACCGGCGCCCGCAAATGGATTCCGCGACCCCGCCCCTTCCCGTGCATCAAGTATCCGACCCGTCTGGCCCGGACCGCTTCCGCAGGGCTTGAGGCCTACGTCCGCGCCGGCGCGTGGCCGGGACCGCAGTTCCGTCGGACAAGGGGCCGGCCCGCTCGCTCAACCAGCCCTGGTCGGCGAAACTGACATAGCGGCCGTCCCCGACGATCAGGTGATCCAGCACGGCAATGCCCAGGAGCTGGCCGACCGAAACCAGCCGTTCGGTCAGCAGCCGGTCCTCCTGGCTGGGAGCCGGGTCACCGCTGGGGTGATTGTGCAAAAAGATCACGGCCGCAGCCGATTCCCGCACCGCCAACGTAAACACTTCCCGCGGGTGAACGATGCTGAGCGTGAGGCTTCCCACGGACACCGTCGCGTCCCGAATGATGGCATGCTTCGCATCCAGCAAGATGATCTTGAAGACCTCGTGACGCAGATCGCGCAGAAGCGGGTGATAGTGCGCGAACAAGTCCCGGCTGGACCCGATGCGCGTCCCCGTCGAGAGCGGGGCCGCCAACACGCGCTTACCCAATTCGATGGCCGCCTTCAACTGCGCCGCCTTGGCCGGACCGATCCCCGGCACTTGGCAGAGTTCCTCGAATCCCTGGCTCGCCAGACTCCCCAACCCGGACGATTGCGCCAACAGATCCATCGCCACCTGCACCGCAGACCGGTCCTGCCGCCCCACGCGCAAGAGAATGGCCAAGAGCTGCGCATCGGAGAGGGATTCCGGTCCCTCACGGGCCAGTCGCTCGCGTGGCCGCTCGCTCTCCGGCCACCGGTTGATGCCTCCGGGACGGCTCTGTTCTCCCACCTCACAACCTCTCAAGACAAAACGGAAAAACCACGTAGGTGTGACAATTATGACGCAGGAAAGTGACGATTTTTGGAATCATTGTCTTTGCTACGGCCATGTCATCACCTAGGCCAACATGCGTAACATATTGATATTACTTAAATGACATCCATGGTCTGATATTTGCTTGATTTATCGCCCCAGTACAGCACCCGTGACCAGGAGGATGACATGGAATGTCCGAAATGCAACGGGTTGATGATGTCGGAGCGCTTCTCCGACTTCTTCCTCATCTTCTACGCCTGGAAGTGCATCAACTGCGGTTCGATCATCGACCGCACGATCTCCACGAATCGGCGGAAGAGCTTAGAAGCCCCGGACATGCACCCGGTGCCGACGCGCTGAGCCGGTACGGCTCAGCCTCGGCGCCTCTTCGCGATTCCACCGCCGCCGTTCGCTCGCTTTTCGCGTACTACCTTCACCAAGTCACCTTCCACCCCGAGCAATTATAGGCGTTGGGCCCGACTCCGTCAAAATGAGCCGGTCGGCCGGCCACCCCTCGGAATCCGTTCGCCGAACACTCTCCTCGCTTCCCAACGTGCGGACCGGCCATTTCGTTGCCTTGACCCATGAAAAAACGCTGTGATAGAGTCAGCCACGACTCATTTTCGGAGAGTAGAAAATGCGGGTCATTGCCGGTGCGCAGAGAGGACGGCGTCTGATGGGACCGAAGGGCCCCGGGTTGCGCCCCACCTCCGACCGCGTCAAGGAGGCGCTGTTTTCCATCCTCAACCCCCGCCTCGC belongs to Nitrospirota bacterium and includes:
- a CDS encoding Do family serine endopeptidase, which codes for MTLKPLRTLLILGALATWPLPQPAAAESAGLRMLEEMQGVITDLAERVKPSVVNILPSPGPGRSKDSPKDRPPPNSPGTGSGVIIDGNGYILTNNHVVGEANEVEVRLSDRTKLIAQVIGKDPDTDLAVLKVSTDRPLPSATFGDSGSVKVGQWVLAVGNPFGLERTVTLGVVSGIGRENMNLSRYENFIQTDASINPGNSGGPLFNVHGEVIGINTAIINFAQGIGFAIPSNMAKQVFEQLRTHGKVVRGWLGVGIQPVTGELAAKFGVSEAEGVLVNEVFEHDPAARGGIKPGDIITKVDGKVVDTPNALSRLIAALEPGATTSIEVVRDGRRQTLAVALTERKDAPIVASLPASRAEMKLGIDVQDLTSELAEKFKLRDSKGVLIAKVDQGSIAYTEGLREGDLIKEVNRSEVGTVNEFAAAVKQVRRGETILLRVLRETRAFYVVLKPSDK
- a CDS encoding elongation factor G; its protein translation is MKDVTISNIRNIALVSYTGAGKTSLVEALLYTAGAIPAMGSIPSGTTVCDYEPEETHHKVSIGASVAHFDWKGVRFNVIDAPGALSFQGEARMALRAVDGVLIVVSAAAGVKTELEKIWSSIKELGLPCLLFVNDLDKDRTLLGPALEGCEKALEFKGLPVAVPIGEGPQLEGVVDLVGGASWRPVKDSPKVQQGTIPAALAGQCAEARKKLAEGVAETDDRLLEKYLAEGDLTAEELTKGLKNGTQRLSFLPVLCGSAVRNIGSTLLLDMLAGCLPSPVEREAQAPLAGLHPQTGEPVTRNADPTDPMSAYVFKTIIDPFMGRLSYVRLLSGTLAADAAFYNSTRTVKEKGGHVFWILGKKYVQVPLLKAGEIGAIGKLKDTQTGDTICDDHHPIRYPNPHLSRPVMSFALEPKSKADIEKVSLGLHKLVEEDPTLEFVRNNETKEMILSGMGQLHVDVTFEKLRRKYGVDVNIHTPKVPYKETIRKMAQAQGKYKKQTGGHGQFGDCWLQLDPLPRGKGVEFVNKVVGGAIPRNFIPAVEKGVIDATHEGILAGFPVVDLRATVYDGSYHTVDSSEMSFKIAASMGFRKALESAQPILLEPIMTVEVTAPDDAVGAVIGDLNSRRGRILGVNATGATETIKALVPLVELLKYTPTLNSITGGRGSYAMEFHSYEEVPRDQAQRIIDEHKATKAAVHQ
- a CDS encoding YqgE/AlgH family protein, whose product is MTNHGPRAQRTVPTGPAFGVCLVLAVSLVAATVLALSSRPVVAGARLTGAISTPLGKGVFLVASPSLLDPNFRHTVILICDHGSAGTLGLVLNRPTNFLLSEALSDVPTLQGTAHLLFAGGPVQPEALLMLFRLTQEPAQARRVLEGIYLGGNLKDLERVIAKPSPAETFRAFAGYAGWGPGQLASEMAQGSWRVLPADAASIFEKNPADLWQELNDRPELPGQIQALDRRGTSGTRTIVGFDAHVPETPVAG
- a CDS encoding JAB domain-containing protein, coding for MGEQSRPGGINRWPESERPRERLAREGPESLSDAQLLAILLRVGRQDRSAVQVAMDLLAQSSGLGSLASQGFEELCQVPGIGPAKAAQLKAAIELGKRVLAAPLSTGTRIGSSRDLFAHYHPLLRDLRHEVFKIILLDAKHAIIRDATVSVGSLTLSIVHPREVFTLAVRESAAAVIFLHNHPSGDPAPSQEDRLLTERLVSVGQLLGIAVLDHLIVGDGRYVSFADQGWLSERAGPLSDGTAVPATRRRGRRPQALRKRSGPDGSDT